In Planctomycetota bacterium, the following are encoded in one genomic region:
- a CDS encoding N-succinylarginine dihydrolase, which yields MTYREYNFDGLVGPTHNYAGLGSGNLASMASKDHVSSPKAAALEGLAKMKLLAELGVPQAVLPPQRRPHLGYLRSCGYGSDPAELLENAAKAGDEGRRNLAIASSASAMWAANAATVSCSNDTGDDRVHITIANLSSQRHRALESLERLRVFQHLFEDEEFFEVHPPLPSTLPDEGAANHTRLARWHHDCGISLFAFGRASADHSSTSATSRFFPRQVKEASKAIAEQHGLEPDSTVFVRQSAQAIASGVFHNDVICVGSEFVLLAHEAAFAAHDAIAEIVTIGTRRVSVLDRDSHLIVISEDELPLTDAVRSYLFNSQLVELSAAASAKALIYPAECDEVPAAKAAIERILREDNPITQAIRVDVRQSMKNGGGPACLRLRVVLSDEERAAVRGNVFWTPQLHETLVDWVNRHYRDHLTPADLADVRLYHESEAALDELREVLQLPVI from the coding sequence ATGACGTACCGCGAGTACAACTTCGACGGCCTGGTCGGCCCGACGCACAACTATGCCGGCCTCGGCAGCGGGAACCTGGCGTCGATGGCATCGAAGGACCACGTCAGCTCGCCCAAGGCGGCGGCGTTGGAGGGGCTGGCGAAGATGAAGCTGCTTGCTGAGCTTGGCGTCCCGCAGGCCGTCCTGCCACCACAGCGCCGGCCGCATCTGGGGTATCTGCGGTCGTGCGGCTACGGCAGCGACCCGGCGGAACTGCTCGAAAACGCCGCCAAAGCCGGCGACGAGGGTCGGCGGAACCTGGCGATCGCGTCGAGCGCATCAGCCATGTGGGCCGCCAACGCCGCGACGGTGTCGTGTTCGAACGACACCGGCGACGACCGCGTCCATATCACCATTGCGAATCTCTCGAGCCAGCGGCACAGAGCGCTCGAATCACTCGAGCGACTCCGCGTCTTTCAGCACTTGTTCGAGGACGAGGAGTTTTTTGAAGTGCATCCTCCACTGCCGTCGACGCTACCCGACGAGGGTGCCGCGAACCACACACGGCTTGCCAGGTGGCATCACGACTGTGGAATCTCGCTTTTCGCCTTCGGACGAGCTTCTGCTGACCACTCTTCGACCTCAGCGACGAGCCGGTTCTTTCCGCGTCAGGTCAAAGAGGCGTCGAAGGCGATCGCAGAACAGCATGGGCTAGAGCCTGATTCGACAGTTTTTGTTCGGCAGTCAGCACAAGCGATCGCGTCCGGCGTTTTCCATAATGACGTCATCTGTGTCGGATCGGAGTTCGTCCTCTTAGCCCACGAAGCGGCGTTTGCGGCTCACGACGCAATTGCAGAGATCGTCACAATCGGCACGCGGCGAGTGTCTGTTCTCGATCGCGATTCGCATCTCATCGTTATCAGCGAGGACGAGCTCCCGCTCACCGACGCGGTGCGGTCCTACCTTTTCAATTCGCAGCTTGTCGAACTCAGTGCAGCGGCTTCGGCAAAGGCTCTCATATACCCCGCCGAGTGCGACGAAGTCCCCGCCGCCAAAGCCGCCATCGAGCGGATTCTGCGGGAGGACAATCCAATCACGCAGGCCATCCGAGTCGACGTTCGGCAGAGCATGAAAAACGGAGGCGGGCCGGCGTGTTTGCGGTTGCGGGTCGTGCTCAGCGACGAAGAGCGGGCGGCCGTGCGGGGCAACGTCTTCTGGACGCCGCAGCTGCACGAGACGCTCGTCGACTGGGTAAATCGCCACTACCGCGACCATCTCACACCCGCTGACCTCGCCGACGTGCGGCTGTATCACGAGTCGGAAGCGGCGCTGGACGAACTGCGTGAGGTTCTGCAGCTGCCGGTCATTTGA